The nucleotide sequence CCCCGTCAAAATAGGGGTTTCTCTCCACATCCACTTTCACCAGCCAATCAGCAATGGCAGTATCATAAGACGAGGTCAGCTGAAAGACCTTCACTGCCAGCTTGAATCTGGTCTTCAGGGTTGTGTTACCGGTTGCACGAATTTCTGCAAGGACCTGATCATAATCAGCAGGATCAACGATCACGGTTACATCCTGAAAATTTTTGGCTGACGCCCGCAGCAGGGTCGGCCCGCCGATATCGATATTTTCAATGGCATCGCCAAGGGCACAATTCGGATCAGCTACGGTTTTCTCAAAGGCATAGAGATTCACGGCCACAATATCAATGGGCTTGATACCGTGCTCTGCACATTGCTGCTGATGATCGGCATTCTCCCGCTGATGAAGAATAGCTCCGTGTACCAGGGGATGCAGGGTTTTGACCCGTCCATCCAGCATTTCCGGAAAACCGGTGAACTCAGACACGTCAGTCACGTCAATGCCATTGTCCCGCATCTTTTTGGCCGTTCCGCCAGTGGACAGGATCTCGATGCCCATCTCGGTTAATGCCTTGGCAAAATCTTCAATGCCGGATTTATCGGTCAGGCTGATTAAGGCCCTGGCTGCTTTGTTCATTTCTTCTTCCTCACTCAAAATAGGTAGTTCTTATTATCTATTTATATTCTAATAATTTTTAAGGCCAGCTCTTCAGGGCTTGCCATGTCCCATCATGTCCCATCATGTCCCATGTAAAGACATGGGAGACGAATACCTCAGTCGTCTTTACGAAGAAACTTCCTGATTTTTCTCCGGTCCCGTTTATCGGGTCGCCCCTCAGGCCGGGAGGCAGGGGCCTTGACCAAGCGCCTTTGTTCACGGGCCTCCTCACGTTGAGTCCGAGATTCCTCAGTCTCTTCGTACAGGGTGATAGCCACCTTAGCC is from Candidatus Electrothrix sp. GW3-4 and encodes:
- a CDS encoding IMP cyclohydrolase produces the protein MNKAARALISLTDKSGIEDFAKALTEMGIEILSTGGTAKKMRDNGIDVTDVSEFTGFPEMLDGRVKTLHPLVHGAILHQRENADHQQQCAEHGIKPIDIVAVNLYAFEKTVADPNCALGDAIENIDIGGPTLLRASAKNFQDVTVIVDPADYDQVLAEIRATGNTTLKTRFKLAVKVFQLTSSYDTAIADWLVKVDVERNPYFDGE